Proteins found in one Saccharomyces mikatae IFO 1815 strain IFO1815 genome assembly, chromosome: 5 genomic segment:
- the RRT13 gene encoding Rrt13p — MPDASVLQNWSSSDFRPGRTTLRGHMTSVITCLQFEDNYVITGADDKMIRVYDAINKKFLLQLSGHDGGVWALKYSHDGILVSGSADSTVRVWDIKKGYCTHVFEGHKSTVRCLDIVEYENTNYIVTGSRDNTLHVWKLPKKSSATDYENEHDYPLLFHTPEENPYFVGVLRGHTALVRAVSGHGNIVVSGSYDNTLIVWDVAQMKCLCILSGHTDRVYSALYDHERKRCISASMDTTIKIWDLNNIWNNGEWSYATNSVSPRTKILGAMYTLHGHTSMVGLLRLSDKFLVSAAADGVVNVWDANSYLLKHSFDNTNSCSITALEITDVILLSGSQSLLKMYDLRSGLCFYSDTLNDANQIWSVKLKGQTLVAAVERDGRSFLEILSLAEN; from the coding sequence ATGCCTGATGCATCTGTCTTGCAAAATTGGTCTAGTTCTGATTTTAGGCCAGGAAGGACTACATTGAGAGGCCATATGACAAGCGTTATTACATGCTTACAATTCGAAGATAATTATGTCATAACTGGGGCAGATGATAAAATGATAAGAGTCTATGACGcgataaataaaaaattccttCTACAATTGTCAGGACACGATGGCGGGGTTTGGGCTTTGAAGTATTCTCATGATGGCATTTTGGTAAGTGGTTCCGCAGATAGTACTGTGCGGGTTTGGGACATTAAGAAGGGATATTGTACTCATGTGTTTGAAGGTCACAAGTCAACGGTAAGGTGTCTCGATATAGtagaatatgaaaacaCCAACTATATTGTAACAGGCTCGAGAGATAACACATTACACGTCTGGAAATTGCCTAAAAAGTCCTCTGCTACTGATTACGAGAATGAACATGACTATCCACTGCTATTTCATACCCCAGAAGAAAATCCATATTTTGTAGGTGTTCTAAGAGGACATACCGCGCTTGTGAGAGCTGTGTCTGGTCACGGGAATATAGTTGTTAGTGGATCCTATGATAACACTCTGATTGTGTGGGATGTTGCGCAAATGAAATGCCTATGTATTTTAAGTGGACATACAGATCGTGTCTATTCTGCACTTTATGATCATGAGAGGAAAAGGTGCATTTCGGCTAGTATGGATACCACTATTAAAATTTGGGatttaaataatatttgGAATAATGGAGAGTGGTCTTACGCAACAAACTCTGTCTCTCCACGCACGAAAATACTTGGTGCCATGTACACGTTGCATGGCCATACATCCATGGTTGGTTTATTGAGATTATCTGATAAATTTTTGGTTAGTGCTGCTGCAGATGGTGTAGTAAATGTTTGGGATGCGAACAGTTACCTACTAAAACATTCTTTTGACAATACAAATTCTTGTTCGATCACCGCATTGGAAATTACTGATGTCATTTTACTGAGCGGGTCTCAAAGCCTACTCAAAATGTATGATTTAAGAAGTGGACTGTGTTTTTATTCTGATACTTTGAATGATGCTAATCAGATTTGGTCCGTTAAACTTAAGGGCCAAACTCTCGTTGCAGCAGTTGAACGAGATGGACGTAGTTTTCTGGAAATTCTTAGTCTAGCTGAGAATTGA
- the RGI1 gene encoding Rgi1p (similar to Saccharomyces cerevisiae RGI1 (YER067W) and RGI2 (YIL057C); ancestral locus Anc_7.248), whose amino-acid sequence MTKKDKKEVKVQTVTTENGETVKVFEDLQGFETFIANETEDDDFDRLHCKLNYYPPFVLHESHDDPEKISDSANSHSKKFVRHLHQHIEKHLLKDIKQAVRKPELKFHEKSKEETFNKITWHYGEETEYHNRPFKIDVQVVCTHEDAMVFVDYKTHPVAAK is encoded by the coding sequence atgacaaaaaaagataagaagGAGGTCAAGGTGCAAACCGTCACCACCGAAAACGGTGAAACCgttaaagtttttgaagatcTTCAAGGTTTTGAAACATTCATCGCTAACGAGACcgaagatgatgattttgacCGCTTACACTGTAAGCTGAACTACTATCCTCCTTTCGTGCTACACGAGTCTCATGATGATCCAGAAAAAATTAGTGACTCTGCAAATTCTCACTCCAAGAAGTTTGTGCGCCATTTGCACCAGCACATTGAAAAACAccttttgaaagatattaAGCAAGCCGTTAGGAAACCTGAGCTGAAATTTCATGAAAAGTCAAAGGAAGAAACTTTTAACAAAATCACCTGGCATTACGGTGAGGAAACTGAATATCACAATAGACCTTTCAAGATAGACGTCCAGGTAGTCTGTACGCATGAGGATGCCATGGTTTTTGTTGACTACAAAACACACCCTGTAGCTGCGAAGTAA
- the MOT2 gene encoding CCR4-NOT core ubiquitin-protein ligase subunit MOT2 (similar to Saccharomyces cerevisiae MOT2 (YER068W); ancestral locus Anc_7.249), with amino-acid sequence MMNPHVQENLQAIHNALSNFDTSFLSEDEEDYCPLCIEPMDITDKNFFPCPCGYQICQFCYNNIRQNPELNGRCPACRRKYDDENVRYVTLSPEELKMERAKLARKEKERKHREKERKENEYTNRKHLSGTRVIQKNLVYVVGINPPVPYEEVAPTLKSEKYFGQYGKINKIVVNRKTPHSSNATSEHYHHHSPGYGVYITFGSKDDAARCIAQVDGTYMDGRLIKAAYGTTKYCSSYLRGLPCPNPNCMFLHEPGEEADSFNKRELHNKQQTQQQGGGTALPRASIHNNVPTSTTGSNTNLLSEHFTSTPSPAAMRAQLHHDTHTNAGTPVLTPAPVPAGSNPWGVTQSATPITSINLSKNSSSINLPTLNDSLGHHIVTTTETTTTTAAINTNNNAASQSHGSKKKNSLAAEEYKDPYDALGNAVDFLDTRLHSLSNYEKCPISIKSNIIDEETYKKFPSLFSWDKIETSKKSDNTLANKLVEILAIKPIDYSASVVQFLQSVNVGVNDNIAIADNTKVSTQPIRLQTVPQQIQPPLNVSTPPPGIFGPQHKVPMQQQQMGETSSRNSSDLLNQLINGRKIIAGN; translated from the coding sequence ATGATGAATCCACATGTTCAAGAAAACCTGCAAGCCATCCATAACGCCTTAAGCAATTTTGATACGTCATTCTTATcggaagatgaagaagattatTGTCCTCTTTGTATTGAGCCGATGGATATTACtgataaaaatttctttccttGCCCCTGTGGTTACCAAATTTGCCAGTTTTGTTATAATAACATCAGACAAAATCCAGAACTAAATGGGCGCTGTCCAGCATGTCGTCGTAAATATGATGACGAGAACGTTAGGTATGTCACATTATCTCCAGAAGAACTGAAAATGGAGAGAGCTAAGCTCGCTAGGaaggaaaaagagagaaagcACAGAGAAAAGGAACGTAAAGAAAACGAATACACTAATAGAAAGCATTTATCGGGAACTAGAgttattcaaaagaatttggtgtATGTTGTTGGCATCAATCCTCCCGTCCCATATGAGGAAGTTGCCCCTACTCTGAAGTCTGAAAAGTATTTTGGACAATATGGTAAAATAAACAAGATTGTTGTTAATAGAAAGACACCTCATTCTAGCAATGCAACCAGCGAgcattatcatcatcattctCCAGGTTACGGTGTCTACATAACCTTCGGATCAAAGGATGATGCGGCAAGATGCATTGCTCAGGTGGACGGAACGTATATGGACGGTCGTCTGATCAAAGCCGCATACGGTACTACCAAGTACTGTTCTTCTTACTTAAGAGGATTGCCATGCCCAAATCCAAACTGTATGTTTTTGCATGAACCTGGTGAAGAAGCTGATTCTTTTAATAAAAGGGAACTTCACAACAAACAACAAACGCAACAGCAAGGTGGCGGAACTGCACTACCTAGAGCTAGCATACACAACAATGTACCTACAAGTACCACCGGCTCCAACACTAATCTGCTGAGTGAGCATTTTACGAGCACACCTTCACCAGCTGCCATGAGGGCTCAATTACATCACGACACTCATACCAATGCAGGAACACCAGTGTTAACTCCTGCTCCTGTCCCTGCAGGATCAAACCCTTGGGGCGTCACTCAATCAGCGACACCCATTACATCCATTAATCTCTCCAAGAATAGTAGTTCCATAAACTTGCCAACTCTAAACGATTCCTTGGGTCATCATATTGTCACTACAACCGAAACAACTACTACAACTGCGGCAATTAATACGAATAATAATGCTGCAAGTCAGTCTCATGGtagcaagaagaaaaattctcttGCTGCAGAGGAGTACAAAGATCCTTACGACGCATTAGGGAACGCCGTTGACTTCCTGGATACTAGACTACATTCCCTATCAAATTACGAAAAGTGCCCAATATCTATCAAATCCAACATTATCGATGAAGAAACCTATAAAAAGTTCCCATCTCTATTTTCTTGGGATAAGATTGAGACCTCTAAGAAGAGCGATAACACATTAGCTAATAAACTTGTGGAGATACTGGCTATAAAGCCAATAGATTATTCTGCTTCTGTTGTTCAATTCCTACAGAGTGTAAACGTTGGTGTAAATGATAACATCGCGATCGCGGATAACACGAAAGTATCCACCCAACCAATAAGATTGCAAACCGTTCCACAACAAATTCAACCACCATTGAACGTCAGTACCCCTCCACCAGGTATCTTTGGCCCACAGCATAAAGTGCCCatgcaacaacaacaaatgGGTGAAACAAGTTCAAGAAACTCTTCTGATTTACTTAACCAACTAATCAACGGGAGGAAAATTATTGCCGGTAATTAG
- the SMKI05G1490 gene encoding uncharacterized protein, giving the protein MILEAPNVTDHLGPVTIESLGLPKFFDCLQNKTNLTSVVGYAPGVASVNVNVSMTELGDYNQTLIDECCDTNSFSLTQFDYLVFRENWDDDYMPIAQAGSDQTIVRSNIVGEIGSANPEINGVLSPAGTTGDADWLMKRGTNMVINFQSSSYQGQTVCNAFTDVCVNRCKATNAIGTSTTRSGINHAGGYSHHQCTYKGRDDYKQVNSVHHKNTMYWAYGDASHWLYSGGMSTSNMGNY; this is encoded by the coding sequence ATGATATTAGAAGCGCCAAACGTCACTGATCACCTCGGACCCGTGACAATTGAATCGTTAGGGTTGCCTAAGTTCTTTGACTGTCTGCAGAACAAAACCAACTTAACAAGTGTAGTTGGGTACGCGCCCGGAGTAGCTAGTGTTAACGTTAACGTTTCTATGACTGAGCTAGGTGACTATAATCAGACATTGATCGACGAGTGCTGCGACACTAATAGCTTCAGTCTCACTCAATTCGACTACCTAGTTTTCAGGGAGAACTGGGACGACGATTATATGCCGATCGCTCAAGCTGGATCCGATCAAACTATAGTGAGGAGCAATATTGTTGGCGAGATTGGGAGTGCCAATCCCGAGATTAACGGCGTTCTTAGTCCAGCTGGTACGACTGGCGACGCTGATTGGCTCATGAAACGGGGCACTAACATGGTTATAAACTTCCAGAGCAGTTCATATCAGGGACAGACAGTGTGCAATGCTTTTACGGACGTCTGTGTAAATAGATGTAAAGCTACTAATGCCATAGGTACTTCTACCACACGCAGTGGGATCAACCATGCTGGTGGTTATTCTCACCATCAGTGCACTTATAAGGGACGCGATGACTACAAGCAGGTAAACAGTGTCCATCATAAGAATACTATGTACTGGGCTTACGGCGATGCGTCACACTGGTTGTATTCTGGCGGTATGTCCACGTCTAATATGGGCAATTActaa
- the ICL1 gene encoding isocitrate lyase 1 (similar to Saccharomyces cerevisiae ICL1 (YER065C); ancestral locus Anc_7.247), with protein sequence MPIPVGNTRNDFATLQAKLDADAAEIEEWWSDSRWNKTKRSYTPKDIAVRRGTFPPIEYPSSVMSRKLFKVLEKHHNEGTVSKTFGALDPVQISQMAKYLDTIYISGWQCSSTASTSNEPGPDLADYPMDTVPNKVEHLFKAQLFHDRKQLEARSKAKSQEELDEMGAPIDYLTPIVADADAGHGGLTAVFKLTKMFIERGAAGIHMEDQTSTNKKCGHMAGRCVIPVQEHVNRLVTIRMCADIMHSDLVVVARTDSEAATLISSTIDTRDHYFIVGATNPKIEPFAEVLNDAIMSGASGQELADIEQKWCRDAGLKLFHEAVIDEIEKSALPNKHELVKNFTSKVGPLTETSHREAKKLAKEILGHEIFFDWDLPRVREGLYRYRGGTQCSVMRARAFAPYADLVWMESNYPDFQQAKEFAEGVKEKFPDQWLAYNLSPSFNWPKAMSVDEQHTFIQRLGDLGYIWQFITLAGLHTNALAVHNFSRDFAKDGMKAYAQNVQQREMDDGVDVLKHQKWSGAEYIDGLLKLAQGGVSATAAMGTGVTEDQFKENGVKK encoded by the coding sequence ATGCCTATCCCCGTTGGAAATACAAGGAACGATTTCGCAACTTTGCAAGCAAAGTTGGATGCAGATGCTGCCGAGATTGAAGAATGGTGGTCTGACTCACGCTGGAATAAGACTAAAAGAAGTTACACACCCAAAGATATTGCTGTTAGACGTGGAACTTTCCCACCAATTGAATACCCTTCTTCAGTTATGTCCAGAAAATTGTTCAAGGTATTAGAAAAGCATCATAATGAAGGTACAGTCTCTAAAACTTTTGGTGCCCTAGATCCTGttcaaatttctcaaaTGGCGAAGTATTTAGATACCATCTATATTTCAGGTTGGCAATGTTCTTCAACTGCGTCTACCTCAAATGAACCAGGACCAGATCTAGCTGATTATCCGATGGACACTGTTCCAAACAAAGTAGAGCATTTATTCAAGGCTCAATTATTTCATGACAGAAAACAATTAGAAGCTCGTTCAAAAGCTAAATCCCAAGAGGAACTGGATGAAATGGGAGCACCAATCGACTATTTAACACCAATTGTAGCTGATGCTGACGCTGGCCACGGTGGTTTAACCGCAGTGTTTAAGTTGACCAAAATGTTCATTGAGCGTGGTGCTGCAGGGATCCATATGGAAGATCAGACATccacaaataaaaaatgtgGACATATGGCAGGAAGATGTGTTATACCAGTTCAAGAACATGTCAACAGGTTGGTGACTATTAGAATGTGTGCCGATATCATGCATTCTGACTTGGTTGTCGTTGCTCGAACTGATTCAGAAGCTGCTACTTTGATTAGCTCGACAATCGATACGAGAGATCATTACTTCATCGTTGGTGCCACCAACCCTAAAATTGAGCCATTTGCCGAAGTTTTAAATGATGCGATCATGAGTGGTGCTTCAGGACAAGAATTGGCTGATATTGAACAGAAATGGTGTAGAGATGCCGGCCTCAAGTTATTCCATGAGGCCGTAATTGATGAGATTGAGAAATCTGCCTTACCAAATAAGCATGAATTGGTCAAGAACTTTACCTCCAAAGTGGGTCCATTAACCGAAACATCCCATAGAGAGGCCAAAAAACTTGCTAAAGAAATTCTAGGTCACgaaattttcttcgatTGGGATCTACCACGTGTAAGGGAAGGATTATACCGTTACAGAGGTGGAACACAATGTTCCGTCATGAGAGCTCGCGCATTCGCTCCATATGCCGATCTGGTATGGATGGAATCTAACTATCCGGACTTTCAACAAGCCAAGGAATTTGCTGAAGGtgtgaaagagaaattccCTGATCAATGGCTGGCTTACAACTTATCTCCATCTTTTAACTGGCCAAAGGCAATGTCTGTTGATGAACAACATACTTTCATACAAAGACTAGGTGATCTAGGGTACATTTGGCAATTCATCACATTGGCAGGTCTACACACTAATGCTTTGGCTGTCCATAACTTTTCTCGTGATTTTGCAAAGGATGGGATGAAAGCCTACGCCCAGAACGTTCAGCAGAGGGAAATGGACGATGGTGTTGATGTGTTAAAGCACCAAAAATGGTCTGGTGCAGAGTACATTGATGGACTATTGAAGCTAGCTCAAGGTGGTGTTAGCGCAACTGCTGCCATGGGTACTGGTGTCACTGAAGATCagttcaaagaaaatgggGTAAAAAAGTAG
- the ARG56 gene encoding bifunctional acetylglutamate kinase/N-acetyl-gamma-glutamyl-phosphate reductase (similar to Saccharomyces cerevisiae ARG5,6 (YER069W); ancestral locus Anc_7.251) codes for MPSASLLVSAKRINASRFQKLVYSLNKATIAGFASVPLRAPPSVTFTRKKVGYSKRYISSTNGFSATRSTVIQLLNNISTKREVEQYLKYFTSVSQQQFAVIKVGGAIISDNLHELASCLAFLYHVGLYPIVLHGTGPQVNGRLEAQGIEPDYIDGIRITDEHTMAVVRRCFLEQNLKLVTALEQLGVRARPITSGVFTADYLDKDKYQLVGNIKSVTKEPIEASIKAGALPILTSLAETASGQMLNVNADVAAGELARVFEPLKIVYLNEKGGIINGSTGEKISMINLDEEYDDLMKQSWVKYGTKLKIREIKELLDYLPRSSSVAIINVQDLQKELFTDSGAGTMIRRGYKLVKRSSIGEFPSADALRKALQRDTGISSGKESIASYLRDLEKSDFVSYADEPLEAVAIVKKDTKIPTLDKFVCSDAAWLNNVTDNVFNVLRRDFPALQWVVNEDDANIAWHFDKSQGSYLKNGKVFFWYGINDLNTISELVENFVKSFDTVARPNPSETNGVFTNGKSVRSYSTRSTPRPEGINTKPGRVALIGARGYTGKNLVSLINSHPYLEVTHVSSRELEGQKLQDYTKSEIIYENLRVEDIKKLEEQNAVDFWVMALPNKVCEPFVETIQSVNGKSKIIDLSADHRFVSESEWAYGLPELNNREKIADATKIANPGCYATGSQLTISPLTKYINGLPTVFGVSGYSGAGTKPSPKNDPKFLNNNLIPYALSDHIHEREISARIGHNVAFIPHVGQWFQGISLTVSIPIKKSSLSIDEVRQLYRDFYKDEKLVHVIDDIPLVKDIGGTHGVVIGGFKLNNAQDRVVVCATIDNLLKGAATQCLQNINLAMGYGEYAGIPEDKVIGI; via the coding sequence ATGCCCTCTGCTAGCTTACTCGTTTCAGCGAAGAGAATCAATGCTTCAAGGTTCCAAAAACTCGTCTATTCATTAAACAAAGCAACTATAGCAGGATTTGCATCTGTGCCCTTGAGAGCTCCGCCTTCTGTTACGTTCACGAGAAAGAAGGTCGGCTACTCGAAGAGATACATTTCGTCTACTAATGGCTTTTCAGCCACCAGATCTACTGTCATTCAACTGTTGAACAATATCAGCACGAAGAGGGAGGTCGAACAAtatttaaaatatttcaccTCTGTCTCGCAACAACAGTTTGCTGTGATCAAGGTAGGTGGTGCCATTATCAGCGATAATCTGCACGAATTAGCCTCCTGCTTGGCATTTTTGTACCATGTTGGTCTGTATCCAATTGTTTTACACGGTACTGGTCCTCAAGTTAATGGTAGACTAGAGGCGCAGGGGATTGAACCTGACTACATTGATGGTATTAGAATCACAGATGAGCACACAATGGCTGTGGTTAGACGTTGTTTCCTCGAGCAAAATCTTAAGTTGGTGACCGCATTAGAACAGCTGGGTGTCCGTGCAAGACCTATTACTTCGGGCGTTTTCACTGCTGACTATTTGGACAAGGACAAATATCAACTAGTGGGGAACATAAAAAGTGTTACAAAAGAACCTATTGAAGCATCTATTAAAGCGGGTGCCTTACCAATTTTGACTTCGCTAGCCGAAACTGCTTCCGGCCAAATGTTGAATGTCAACGCCGATGTAGCTGCTGGTGAACTGGCCCGTGTTTTCGAGCCATTGAAAATTGTTTACctaaatgaaaaaggtGGTATTATTAATGGCTCTACTGGAGAAAAAATCTCGATGATTAACTTGGATGAAGAATATGATGATCTAATGAAGCAAAGTTGGGTTAAATATGGTACCAAGCTAAAAATAAGggaaatcaaagaactATTGGACTATTTACCacgttcttcttcagttgCAATTATTAATGTACAAGATCTGCAAAAGGAGTTGTTCACGGATTCTGGTGCCGGTACCATGATTAGAAGAGGTTATAAATTAGTGAAAAGATCGTCTATTGGCGAATTTCCATCCGCTGATGCTTTAAGAAAAGCTCTTCAAAGAGACACCGGCATTAGTTCTGGCAAAGAATCTATTGCTTCTTATTTAAGAGATTTAGAAAAATCTGATTTTGTTTCCTATGCTGATGAACCACTTGAAGCAGTGGCCATTGTCAAAAAAGATACCAAAATTCCAACACTTGACAAATTTGTCTGTTCTGACGCAGCTTGGTTGAACAATGTCACCGATAACGTCTTCAATGTTTTACGCCGTGATTTCCCTGCTTTACAATGGGTAgttaatgaagatgatgcGAACATTGCATGGCATTTTGATAAGTCTCAGGGTtcatatttgaaaaatgggaaagttttcttctggTACGGTATTAATGATTTAAATACAATTTCTGAGTTGGTTGAAAACTTCGTGAAGTCTTTTGATACTGTTGCTCGTCCCAATCCATCTGAAACTAACGGAGTATTTACCAACGGAAAATCAGTTAGATCGTATTCGACTAGATCTACTCCTCGTCCGGAAGGAATCAACACTAAACCTGGTCGTGTTGCACTTATTGGCGCCAGGGGTTATACAGGAAAGAATTTGGTGTCTTTGATTAACAGTCACCCATATTTAGAAGTGACCCATGTTTCTTCACGTGAATTGGAAGGACAAAAGTTACAGGATTATACAAAATCCGAAATCATATACGAAAACTTGCGAGTAGAGGATATCAAGAAACTGGAAGAGCAAAATGCGGTGGACTTCTGGGTAATGGCATTACCAAATAAAGTTTGCGAGCCTTTTGTTGAAACAATTCAAAGTGTGAATGGCAAGTCTAAAATTATCGATCTGTCTGCTGATCACAGATTTGTTTCAGAATCAGAATGGGCTTATGGTTTACCAGAATTGAACAATAGAGAAAAGATTGCAGACGCTACCAAGATTGCTAACCCTGGTTGTTATGCTACTGGATCGCAATTAACCATATCCCCCTTGACTAAGTATATCAATGGGCTTCCAACTGTTTTTGGTGTTTCAGGATATTCCGGCGCTGGAACAAAGCCCTCTCCTAAGAACGATCCcaagtttttgaataataactTAATTCCTTATGCTTTAAGTGATCATATCCATGAGCGTGAAATATCGGCTCGTATTGGACACAATGTTGCGTTCATACCCCATGTTGGACAGTGGTTTCAAGGCATTTCCTTGACAGTCTCCATTCCAATAAAGAAATCTTCCTTGTCTATTGATGAAGTCAGGCAATTATACAGAGATTTTTACAAAGACGAAAAGTTGGTTCATGTCATTGACGATATTCCACTGGTTAAAGATATCGGAGGTACGCATGGCGTTGTTATTGGTGGGTTTAAGCTGAATAATGCTCAAGATCGTGTAGTTGTTTGTGCAACTATCGATAACCTACTCAAAGGTGCAGCCACCCAATGTTTGCAAAATATCAATCTTGCGATGGGTTATGGAGAATATGCTGGTATCCCTGAAGATAAAGTTATTGGTATCTGA